From a single Pseudalkalibacillus hwajinpoensis genomic region:
- a CDS encoding DUF1878 domain-containing protein, with the protein MNNVAMVKRIAELEETIEMLLFRQDLLYSNTSIDRMLYEYQITKKQYHEIMALMDRYQEKILMKEPVDHRTFEKEIYHIVPEQSGDYQFVEYLTRVFWENDCWEDVFRELYEMELYY; encoded by the coding sequence ATGAATAACGTGGCAATGGTGAAGCGTATTGCTGAGCTTGAGGAAACCATCGAGATGCTTTTATTCAGACAGGACTTGCTATATTCGAATACATCGATCGACCGGATGCTCTATGAGTACCAGATTACGAAGAAGCAGTATCACGAGATTATGGCGTTAATGGATAGGTATCAGGAGAAGATTTTAATGAAAGAGCCCGTCGATCACAGAACGTTCGAGAAAGAAATTTATCATATTGTGCCAGAACAATCAGGTGATTACCAGTTTGTCGAATACCTGACGCGCGTCTTCTGGGAAAATGACTGCTGGGAAGATGTTTTTAGAGAACTGTATGAGATGGAGCTTTATTATTAA
- a CDS encoding DMT family transporter: MKEILIGILASMFFAVTFILNRSMELAGGSWMWSSSLRFLFMVPFLVLIVFVRNNLKQVFTEMKRNFFHWTCWSFIGFVLFYAPLTYAASYGPGWLVAGTWQITIVGGIFVSPLFFTTIATPYGTKKQRHKVPIKALLISTVILIGVVLIQQQNSRTLSTNEVVIGILPVIVAAFAYPLGNRKMMELCAGRLDTFQRVLGMTLASLPFWLLISFSAYIRVGPPSSGQLIQSFIVAISSGVIATTLFFIATDRVRNHQVKLAAVEATQSTQVLFVIAGEAVLLSSPLPGSVASTGVLLIVLGIVFHSYNVKKKNSKQPKSIRL, encoded by the coding sequence ATGAAGGAAATTCTAATTGGTATTCTTGCTTCGATGTTTTTTGCCGTTACGTTTATTTTAAATCGGTCAATGGAGTTAGCTGGAGGAAGCTGGATGTGGAGCTCCTCATTGCGATTCCTTTTTATGGTACCTTTTTTAGTTCTTATTGTATTCGTCAGAAACAATCTGAAACAAGTCTTCACAGAAATGAAGAGAAATTTTTTCCATTGGACTTGCTGGAGTTTCATTGGTTTCGTGCTATTTTATGCCCCATTAACCTATGCTGCTTCATATGGTCCGGGCTGGCTTGTAGCTGGAACATGGCAAATCACGATCGTCGGAGGTATCTTTGTATCACCACTATTCTTCACAACCATCGCAACACCATACGGAACCAAGAAACAACGTCACAAGGTGCCAATAAAAGCGCTTTTGATATCGACTGTTATTCTAATCGGGGTCGTTTTGATTCAGCAACAAAATTCAAGAACATTATCCACTAATGAAGTTGTCATTGGTATATTGCCAGTCATTGTTGCCGCGTTCGCCTACCCATTAGGGAACCGAAAGATGATGGAGCTTTGTGCAGGTAGACTCGATACATTCCAACGTGTTCTTGGCATGACATTAGCAAGTTTACCATTCTGGTTACTAATATCCTTTAGTGCCTATATTAGAGTTGGACCACCATCTTCAGGTCAGCTCATACAATCCTTTATCGTTGCCATAAGTTCAGGAGTCATAGCAACAACGTTATTTTTCATTGCAACAGATCGGGTTCGAAATCATCAAGTAAAGCTTGCAGCAGTAGAAGCAACCCAATCCACACAAGTACTTTTTGTTATAGCAGGTGAAGCTGTACTCCTTTCAAGTCCATTGCCAGGTAGTGTAGCGTCCACCGGGGTCCTTCTTATTGTTCTTGGGATCGTCTTTCACAGTTACAACGTAAAAAAGAAAAACAGTAAGCAACCTAAGAGTATTAGACTTTAG
- a CDS encoding alanyl-tRNA editing protein, with protein sequence MAKLFYQDPYITSFSAKLIKQGHDEAGRTYVVLDQTAFYPTGGGQPHDTGTLNGLNVIDVEEVNGEIRHYLESTFYDQKEVNGEINWSRRYDHMQQHAGQHILSAAFEDQFGYKTVSFHLGQEMCTIDLDIPSLDEAEARRAEAFANEVIQHNLPIKTKWVNEEELAEYKLRKQVAVADNIRLVIIPEVDYSGCGGTHPSSTGQVSSVSILKIEKQKKQTRVHFVCGNRVLTELYDKQGVVLGLTNVLNVPQSDLVQAAHRVLVQSKEHEKTIDELKDRLLTYEAKELLESAGMIHDQRVVHLISKEYGMRELQKLAKTILNEDATIIVFFISEMEGKMQIVCGRGSEVNMDMNLALKGVLPLINGKGGGKKDFAQGGGEAIRSAEEVMMELVKVSLQ encoded by the coding sequence ATGGCTAAATTATTCTATCAAGACCCATACATAACCTCCTTCTCTGCAAAACTTATTAAACAGGGGCATGATGAAGCAGGTCGTACTTATGTGGTGTTAGACCAAACCGCATTTTATCCAACAGGCGGGGGACAACCACATGATACAGGAACGCTAAACGGTTTGAATGTAATCGATGTGGAAGAAGTGAATGGTGAAATCCGTCACTACTTGGAAAGCACATTCTATGATCAGAAGGAAGTGAATGGTGAAATCAACTGGTCGAGACGTTACGACCATATGCAGCAGCATGCTGGTCAACATATTCTATCAGCAGCATTTGAAGACCAATTTGGATACAAAACCGTAAGCTTCCATCTTGGACAGGAGATGTGTACGATTGATCTTGATATTCCTTCACTTGACGAAGCGGAAGCAAGGAGGGCAGAGGCATTCGCGAATGAAGTAATTCAGCACAATCTCCCAATTAAAACGAAGTGGGTGAATGAAGAAGAACTAGCTGAATACAAACTTCGAAAACAGGTTGCGGTAGCAGATAATATTCGCCTTGTGATCATTCCGGAAGTAGATTATAGCGGCTGTGGAGGTACACATCCTTCGTCTACAGGACAGGTTAGCTCAGTGAGTATACTGAAAATAGAGAAGCAGAAAAAACAAACGCGCGTTCATTTTGTTTGTGGCAATCGAGTCCTTACAGAGCTTTATGACAAACAGGGTGTTGTGCTTGGTTTGACTAACGTGCTCAATGTACCACAATCTGATCTCGTTCAGGCTGCACATCGCGTATTGGTGCAGTCCAAGGAGCATGAGAAAACAATCGATGAGCTGAAGGATCGCCTTCTTACTTATGAAGCAAAAGAGCTATTGGAGTCTGCAGGAATGATCCATGACCAGCGAGTTGTCCATCTAATCTCTAAGGAGTATGGTATGCGTGAGCTACAAAAGCTCGCAAAAACGATTTTAAATGAAGATGCTACTATAATCGTTTTCTTTATAAGTGAAATGGAGGGTAAGATGCAGATTGTTTGCGGAAGAGGATCAGAAGTAAACATGGACATGAACCTTGCTTTAAAGGGAGTCCTTCCACTTATAAACGGCAAAGGTGGAGGGAAGAAGGACTTTGCTCAGGGTGGCGGAGAAGCAATTCGTTCTGCAGAAGAAGTTATGATGGAGTTAGTAAAGGTAAGTTTGCAATAG
- a CDS encoding helix-turn-helix domain-containing protein, with product MSEETMKDAEKVAKQVGHTLRRIRKERNISLQELAEFTEVSKLTLGKIERGEANPSLTVIWKIANGLSIPISTLLAETQQVAISRKNEGNKVLSTNEELMLEPMFTNAGYGSIETHRAFLKPGGEYYADAHQAGVIEYVTVMEGSVMVQVKNEFYELNTYDSIKFSADQEHGYLNRNSTPAVLHFVMIYTKS from the coding sequence GTGAGTGAAGAAACGATGAAAGATGCAGAGAAAGTAGCTAAGCAGGTGGGCCATACACTCAGAAGAATCAGGAAAGAGCGAAATATTAGTCTACAGGAATTAGCTGAGTTTACTGAGGTTAGCAAATTAACTCTGGGTAAAATTGAGAGAGGGGAAGCTAATCCTTCTCTAACGGTAATCTGGAAGATAGCGAATGGGCTCTCGATTCCCATCTCAACCTTACTTGCTGAAACCCAGCAGGTCGCAATATCCCGTAAAAATGAAGGTAATAAAGTATTAAGTACAAATGAGGAACTGATGTTAGAACCGATGTTTACAAACGCAGGATATGGATCAATAGAAACACATCGGGCCTTTTTAAAGCCGGGAGGCGAATATTATGCAGACGCCCATCAGGCGGGCGTTATTGAATATGTGACAGTTATGGAAGGAAGCGTAATGGTTCAAGTAAAGAATGAATTCTATGAGCTAAATACTTATGATTCAATCAAGTTTAGTGCCGATCAAGAACATGGTTATCTTAATCGTAATTCTACTCCAGCGGTTTTACATTTCGTCATGATTTATACAAAATCATAG